The following is a genomic window from Capnocytophaga stomatis.
TGCACAATTCTTCCCGCGTATGGCTGTGTACAACGATGTGGAAGGCTGGCAGAATCAGCAATTTTGGGGCAATGGCGAGTTTGCTTTACCTTTCGGAAATTATGATGTTTCAATCACAGTTCCGTCTGACCACCTTGTTGAAGCCACCGGTGAGTTACAAAATCGGAAAGAAGTTTTCACGCCGGAAATGTTAAAACGATATGCTTCGGCAGAAAAATCTTTCGACAAACCTGTAATTGTTGCCACACAACAAGAAGCAGAAGCAAGAGAAAAAAATAAAGCTAAAACCAAGAAAACCTGGCGGTTTAAAGCTCAAAATGTACGTGATTTTGCTTTTTCCACTTCCCGAAAATTCATCTACGATGCGATGGCTGTAAAAATTGGCAGTAAAAACGTAATGGCTATTTCGTTATATCCGAAAGAAAGTAATCCGCTTTGGGAACAATTTTCTACAAAGGTTGTTGCACATACTTTGAAAACATATTCCAAATACACTTTGGATTTTCCGTATCCTAAAGCCGTATCAATCAGTGCGGAAGACCAAGGAATGGAATATCCAATGATTTGCTGGAATCACGGACGTCCCGATCTGAACGGATTTACTCCAATGGATGTAAAATTTGGAATGATTAGCGTGATTATTCACGAAGTAGGGCATAATTTCTTCCCAATGATTGTAAATTCAGATGAACGCCAATGGGGATGGCTTGATGAAGGTTTCAACACTTTTCTGCAATATTTAGCAGAACAGGAATATGGTAAATTATATCCGCAAGATATCGCTCCTTATAAGTCCTATCCTTCCGAAAGAGGTTTTCCTGAGCAAATTACAAATTATATGTCAGGCGACCCTGCTTATTTGGAGCCTATTATGTCTAATCCTGAAGAAATTACACAATTAGGGCAAAATGCATATAGCAAACCCGCTGCAGGATTATCCATTTTACGAGAAACCATTATGGGACCGGAGCTTTTTGATTTTGCTTTCAAAACATACGTTCAACGCTGGAAATTCAAACACCCAACACCCGAAGATTTTTTCAGAACGATGAGCGATGCTTCAGGAGTGGAATTGGATTGGTTTTGGAGAACTTGGTTTTATACCACTGATTATGTGGATTTAGGAATTAAGTCCGTGAAGCAATATCAAGTTTCGGAGCAACCAAGTAAGGAGGTTAAAGAAATGCTTCAGCAAAGAAATATCAAGGTTAGCGACTTAGTTCCTTTAGTACATTTGGTTCCAAAAGAAGACCCCGCCTATAAAGCAGAAAATACCGAAAAAAGTGTAATTGAACTCTCCACACCATTAAGTGATTACATTGCCGATAATCGCAGTTTGGAGGAGCAAGCCGTATCACCTCAGCCGAATTATTTCTATGAAGTTACTTTTGAAAAACTTGGAGGCGTGCCAATGCCAATTCTGTTGGAAATTAATTACAAAGACGACACATCGGAAATGATGAAGTTCCCCGTACAAGTTTGGCGATTGAACAATAAAGAATTCACTTACGTTATAACTTCCAACGAACCCATAAAGTCTTTTTCCATTGACCCTCAAAAGGCTACAGCGGACATTAATAAAGAAAACAACACTTTTATTATCAAAGACTAACGCAATCATAAACAATTGCTATCATTGCAAATAAAAATATTCAGAAAATGAAAAAAATACTTTTAGCAAGTACCTCAACCGTTTACGGAGGGACATATCTCTCTTATTTACAAGAAGAATTAGCTCGTTTTTTTAAAGGAATCGATGAAATTGTATTTATTCCGTATGCCAGACCAAATGGAATTTCGCACGATGAATACGCCGAAATTGCTCAGAAAGGTTTTTCTTCCATCGGAAAGAAAATCATAGGATTACATTCATTTGAAAACCCCGAAAAAGCCCTCAAAGAAGCAAAAGCTATATTCACAGGAGGCGGAAATACCTTTCTGCTTGTAACACAACTTTACAAACTGAACCTGATGGACACACTTCGTGAAGTGGTTGAAAACGGAACACCTTATATGGGAACAAGTGCCGGAAGTAACATTGCCGGACAAACGATGCAAACCACCAATGATATGCCAATCATTTATCCGCCAAGTTTTAAAACGCTCGGGCTTGTGCCTTTTAATTTGAATCCGCATTATCTTGACCCTGATCCAAATAGTAAACATAAAGGCGAAACGCGCGAAACTCGTATTAAAGAATTTCATAAATTAAACGATATTCCTGTTGTGGGACTTCGGGAGGGAAGTTGGATTTGTGTTGAAGATAATAAAATCATTCTCAAAGGTGATTTGACTGCACGAGTATTCTTAAAAAATCAAGAACCTAAAGAAGTTTCCGAACTGGTTTTTTAAGTCAAATTTTTCTTTTTTGTTGCCCGTCACTTCGAGTGATTTACGAAAATGAAATGAAGTAAATCGTATCGAGAAGTTCTAAAATAAGTTCTCGATACGAATTTTATTTCCACTACGCTACAATAAAATTCACTCGAACTGACTGTATTTTTCGCTCAAAAAATTAAAATAATCGTGAAATAAAATTAATAAAAACCTCAATAAAAAGAATCTCATTTCAATTTATTGAGCTTTTTTGATGCGTAAAAATATTATTCTATAACTTGTATTATATACTAAACCTGTCTAAACTTTTTAAGAGGAAAATTAAAAGTTCCAAGAATTTTTAGCATTTTTGTTTTGCATAACAAAATGAAAATCAAGGAACTTTGAGCAAAGATATAATAAAAAAATGGATTATTTCCCATTTGAGTATTGGAAAAAGAGGATTTAAAACAAAATTTGATTTATCATTAATTTTTCTTCTGATAGTCAAACGATTAAAAACAGGTTGCCAGTGGAGGGAACTTCCGGTAGAAGTGTATTTTAAAGACCAAAAAATAAGCTATCAAACAGTCTATTATTATTTCAATAAATGGAGTAAAGATGGTAGTTTTAAGCGAATTTGGCTTAATTTGTTGCTTGAGAATCGGAGAAAATTAGATTTATCAAGCGTCCAACTTGATGGTAGTCATACTCGATGTCGAATGGGAGGACAATCTGTTGGTTATCAGTTAAGAAAAAAGTCAAAGACCACGAATTCTATCTTTCTGTGTGATAATTTGGGGCAAATTTTAGCAATGGGTAGTCCAAAATCCGGTAATCATCACGATTTGAATAATATAGACTTTGTTTTAAAAGAGATTTTGAATCTTTTGGAGGAAGCGAAAATAGAGCATAAAGGCTTGTTTGTCAATGCAGATGCAGGTTTTGATAGCCGAGACTTAAAAAGTTTTTTACAGGAAAAAGAAATAATACCTAATATCAAACAAAATCCCAGAAATGGACAAAATGAAAATATTTATTTTGACGAAGAATTATATAAAAATCGGTTTAAAATAGAGAGAAGTTTTGCGTGGCTTGATGGTTTTAAAGGATTGATTATAAGATATGAAACCCTAAACACAACTTGGATGGCTATGTTGTATCTAGGGATTATACTAACATTTATTCGAAAAGTTTAAACAAGTTTACTGTTAAAATTGTTACTTTATCGGAAAAATTATTAGTATTTTTTATTGCGTACTTTTGGCTTGAACCAAAAGTACCAAAAATTCAAGGCTTTAGCTTCTTCACTAAAAATCAATTCATTTCGCCGAAAATCTCCAAACTCGCTTCGCTCAAACAACGGATATTTTCTACACTACATTTATTGATTTTTTTAACGTTTCGTATCTAATGCCATTAAATAGACCCTCAAAAAGATTACAGAAAATTAAAAAATAAAGATTTATAAAAAATTTAATTTCAACTTATTGAACTTTTTCGGTAATATATAGGGGATAAAGAAACCTACAAAACATACAACTACAAAAAAAGCCCGAAAAACATTAAAAATTAAGAAGTTACAACAAAAAAGCCCGAAAATGAACAAAAAACAAAATGTACAAAACTGTACATTTATATGCAAAAATTGTCGCTTTTTTATGCAAGTTATTGTACAAATGTAAGCCTTTTGTACAGCCCCACAAAGAAAACCCCGTAAAATATACAAAACCCCAATAAAACAAGCCCTTTTGGGGCTTTTTTTATGCTTTGACACTACCTTTTTAGGGCCTGCCGACCGACCATTTGCGTGACCCCCGAAAACAATTAGACAAAAAACCTGTTAAATACGTTCCAATGGGATTTTCATACGAACGAGAAAAGATGAAAAAAAAGCAAATAATAATTAACAAATAATAATTTAACAATGAGCAATATAGATTTATCGCAGCTTACCGATGAACAACGCAAAGAACTCATCAAACAAGCTAAGGAATTAGAAAAAGCCGAGAAAGCACGTATCAAAAGCGAAAAGCAAATCGCCGAAGGATTGAAAAACGAATTGGTATTGTCAAACATTGATTTTATGATTGATACACGAGGCGGTGTCGAAAACCGAATAGTTAAAATGTTTGGCGATGTGGAAACTATTTTGAAAATAGAAGCCGACCTTTACAAAAACAAAAATCAAGACCAAGACAGTTTTTCACACACATTGCCCGATGGTTCGGCTTACCTCAAAATAGGTTGGAACACCAAGCCCGTGTACAACGGGACGGAAATGCACGGAATCAGTAAGTTAAAAACCTTTATGGCTTCTTTGGCTGGCGAATCCGAGAATGAAAAATTATTGATGAAAATGCTAAATGCACTCCTAAAAACAGATGCTCAGGGCAATTATAACGCTCAAAAAGTAAGAATGTTAGATGGAATGAGAAATGAAGCCAACAGTGAATTATTTAATGAAGCGATGGACATTTTGAGAGATGCCGTGATTGACATTCGCACGTCCCGATATGTACGAGGTTGGAAAATGGTTGATTTTGGTAACGGGATGCAAAAACGGGTAAATTTTAATTTTTCAATTGATTAAAAGCGATTCACGTAGGGGCGAAAAATGTTTCGTCCTTACATTAAACAACCTTTAAAAACCATTTAAAATGCAACAAAGTTATGTGAAATATGAAGTTGCCAAACTTCTTAAAAAGCAAGGTTTTAATGAGGAATGCACCTCGTTTTATTTGAAGGGAGATAAGACGCTCCGCTTCACTGAAAAACCCCTAAAAGACGTTGGTGAAGCAGTGATATTAGCACCTACAATGATCCAATTCTGGGATTGGCGTCCATCAGCAAATAAATAATTAAAAATGAGTCAATATGAAAAAATCAAACGAAATGATTTTAGCACTTAAGGAATGGTACGAAAGCCGAAGAAGTGCTTTGAATGAAATTTTGCAATCAGACCAAATTACATTAGAATCTGAAGATGGGAAGACGATAAACATTCCAAATGAAGATGTAAAGGGTTTTAAAATGGGAATTTTAACTGTATTAGATGTTTTTACGGGTCAGCTGGACGCGCTCGGCAAACGTTATTTTTCCGCTCTTTTTGCTTTGCGGATTCTTGACCCTAAACGACAGTACCACAGCCTATTGCCTAACGCCTGTTGCCTATTGCCTCTTGGGTCTGGCTTTGTTTTTCGGGTTTATTTATTTCGACCTAAAACCGCTCACCGATGCCGATTATGATTATTTAGATGAGGTTCAGCGGTTTATGTACGACTATAAAAATTACCGAAACCCCGAACCGCTGGAAAAATACAATAGCACTTGGACGTTTTGGGTCAATCCTTTGGCAGTTATCTCATTTCTAATACTTTACTTATGCAGCTAAAAAAATCAAAACGCAGTATTAAATTTCTCGTAATTCACTGCACCGCCACGCCCGAAGGGCGGGAGCATTCCGTAGCTGATATTGACCGCTGGCACAAGCAAAGGGGTTTTACCGAAATCGGCTATAACTATGTAATTCAGTTAGATGGCACTATTCAAACAGGGCGTGATGTGGACAAAACGCCCGCCCACGTTGAGGGGTTCAACAAGGAAAGCATCGGCATAACTTACGTGGGTGGGGTGGATAAAAGCACGTTCCGCCCCAAAGATACCCGTACCGAAGCACAAAAAAAGGCTTTAACCTTGCTACTCTGGACAGCAAGGGAATGTATTTACGTAATAATTTGGCTTTTTTACTGGGTGATGTGGATGTTTTTCAAGTAAATACCTATCGGTATATTTTTCC
Proteins encoded in this region:
- a CDS encoding M1 family metallopeptidase, whose amino-acid sequence is MNRFVLFVVFICCLNVFAQEKNTEVALPDKNTERGMRNPFRRMYQEFASPNQYRTASGAPGPAYYQQQADYVMQIELDDENQKLHGKQTITYHNNSPESLEYLWLQLDQNKFAAESPSKKRDTKLVKPFYEPKEFVHTFMTLPFEGGFQIENVKDINGKSLPYVINQTMMRVDLDKPLAPNTKITFSIQWNYKISDYKKTGGRSGYEYFEKDDNYLYVIAQFFPRMAVYNDVEGWQNQQFWGNGEFALPFGNYDVSITVPSDHLVEATGELQNRKEVFTPEMLKRYASAEKSFDKPVIVATQQEAEAREKNKAKTKKTWRFKAQNVRDFAFSTSRKFIYDAMAVKIGSKNVMAISLYPKESNPLWEQFSTKVVAHTLKTYSKYTLDFPYPKAVSISAEDQGMEYPMICWNHGRPDLNGFTPMDVKFGMISVIIHEVGHNFFPMIVNSDERQWGWLDEGFNTFLQYLAEQEYGKLYPQDIAPYKSYPSERGFPEQITNYMSGDPAYLEPIMSNPEEITQLGQNAYSKPAAGLSILRETIMGPELFDFAFKTYVQRWKFKHPTPEDFFRTMSDASGVELDWFWRTWFYTTDYVDLGIKSVKQYQVSEQPSKEVKEMLQQRNIKVSDLVPLVHLVPKEDPAYKAENTEKSVIELSTPLSDYIADNRSLEEQAVSPQPNYFYEVTFEKLGGVPMPILLEINYKDDTSEMMKFPVQVWRLNNKEFTYVITSNEPIKSFSIDPQKATADINKENNTFIIKD
- the pepE gene encoding dipeptidase PepE yields the protein MKKILLASTSTVYGGTYLSYLQEELARFFKGIDEIVFIPYARPNGISHDEYAEIAQKGFSSIGKKIIGLHSFENPEKALKEAKAIFTGGGNTFLLVTQLYKLNLMDTLREVVENGTPYMGTSAGSNIAGQTMQTTNDMPIIYPPSFKTLGLVPFNLNPHYLDPDPNSKHKGETRETRIKEFHKLNDIPVVGLREGSWICVEDNKIILKGDLTARVFLKNQEPKEVSELVF
- a CDS encoding IS5 family transposase, whose protein sequence is MSKDIIKKWIISHLSIGKRGFKTKFDLSLIFLLIVKRLKTGCQWRELPVEVYFKDQKISYQTVYYYFNKWSKDGSFKRIWLNLLLENRRKLDLSSVQLDGSHTRCRMGGQSVGYQLRKKSKTTNSIFLCDNLGQILAMGSPKSGNHHDLNNIDFVLKEILNLLEEAKIEHKGLFVNADAGFDSRDLKSFLQEKEIIPNIKQNPRNGQNENIYFDEELYKNRFKIERSFAWLDGFKGLIIRYETLNTTWMAMLYLGIILTFIRKV
- a CDS encoding DUF3164 family protein, with protein sequence MSNIDLSQLTDEQRKELIKQAKELEKAEKARIKSEKQIAEGLKNELVLSNIDFMIDTRGGVENRIVKMFGDVETILKIEADLYKNKNQDQDSFSHTLPDGSAYLKIGWNTKPVYNGTEMHGISKLKTFMASLAGESENEKLLMKMLNALLKTDAQGNYNAQKVRMLDGMRNEANSELFNEAMDILRDAVIDIRTSRYVRGWKMVDFGNGMQKRVNFNFSID
- a CDS encoding N-acetylmuramoyl-L-alanine amidase; this encodes MQLKKSKRSIKFLVIHCTATPEGREHSVADIDRWHKQRGFTEIGYNYVIQLDGTIQTGRDVDKTPAHVEGFNKESIGITYVGGVDKSTFRPKDTRTEAQKKALTLLLWTARECIYVIIWLFYWVMWMFFK